Proteins from a single region of Fibrobacter sp. UWB5:
- the hisN gene encoding histidinol-phosphatase has product MAATAENQELLKIALKAADLAQENIMKYFQASVGVEWKKDNTPVTVADKSTEEIARKFWEKETPGFGVIGEEFGIENPDAEYQWVIDPIDGTKAFIHGVPLFGTLIALYKKGTPIASLIRIPAMNTAVWAVKDGGAFLDGREISCSKVAKLSDSLVLSGTVNTMETAGYGEKYAAVRRAAKLHRGWGDCYGYYLVAAGRAELMIDPVVSLWDIAPYPLLFKEAGGKFSTIDGITELFDASGKPVAPIYEGYTSMASNGLIHDEVAKIMSAK; this is encoded by the coding sequence ATGGCAGCGACTGCTGAAAATCAAGAGCTTTTGAAAATTGCGCTTAAGGCCGCAGACCTTGCCCAAGAAAATATCATGAAGTATTTTCAGGCAAGCGTTGGCGTGGAATGGAAAAAGGACAACACGCCTGTGACCGTCGCTGACAAAAGCACCGAAGAAATTGCCCGCAAGTTCTGGGAAAAGGAAACTCCGGGCTTTGGCGTGATTGGCGAAGAATTCGGAATTGAAAATCCCGATGCCGAATACCAGTGGGTGATTGACCCGATTGACGGAACCAAGGCCTTCATTCATGGCGTTCCTCTGTTCGGTACGCTCATTGCCTTGTACAAGAAGGGAACGCCGATTGCTAGCCTTATTCGCATTCCTGCCATGAATACGGCGGTGTGGGCGGTCAAAGATGGCGGCGCATTCTTAGACGGCCGTGAAATTAGCTGCTCCAAGGTTGCTAAACTTTCTGATTCGCTCGTGCTTTCGGGCACTGTGAATACCATGGAAACCGCGGGCTACGGCGAAAAGTATGCTGCCGTACGTCGCGCAGCCAAACTGCATCGCGGCTGGGGAGATTGCTACGGTTACTACCTAGTTGCCGCCGGCCGTGCCGAACTGATGATTGACCCGGTGGTTTCGTTGTGGGACATTGCCCCGTATCCGCTGCTGTTCAAGGAGGCGGGCGGCAAGTTCAGCACTATCGACGGCATCACGGAACTCTTCGATGCAAGCGGCAAGCCGGTAGCCCCGATTTACGAAGGCTACACGAGCATGGCCTCGAACGGCTTGATTCACGACGAAGTCGCGAAAATCATGTCTGCCAAATAA
- the hisC gene encoding histidinol-phosphate transaminase: MIDPRPELLKLSDYVPGKSMEEIRAKYGLTKVVKLASNENPLGASPKAIEAYREIADILHLYPRGDAPKLINAIADFYGVNTDQIVIGNGSDEIIDMVGKAFIRQGDNCIGITPTFSVYKFTTLSNGADFIGVGVGDQKTPLSELLKAINDKTRVVFICSPNNPTGVYYNKQELIDFLDKVPSNVLVFLDQAYSEFATASDYPVLIDMLDKYKNLFINRTFSKIYGLAGLRIGYAFGNVEVIRALWKIKPPFDVNQAAQVAAIAALSDKEHVKRTLELNAAGIKYLTPEFESLGFKVLPTQGNFICVHIGAKAKDLVLFLEQNGMIVRGLTSFGLPEHIRVTLGKREENELLVSLVKKWKAEN; the protein is encoded by the coding sequence ATGATTGATCCGCGTCCAGAGCTTTTGAAACTTTCTGATTACGTTCCCGGCAAATCCATGGAAGAAATCCGTGCCAAGTACGGTTTGACCAAGGTTGTGAAGCTGGCCTCGAACGAAAACCCACTGGGGGCTTCCCCCAAGGCTATTGAAGCCTATCGTGAAATTGCGGATATTTTACATTTGTACCCGCGTGGTGATGCTCCTAAGCTGATCAATGCCATCGCTGATTTTTACGGCGTGAACACCGACCAGATTGTTATTGGTAACGGTTCCGACGAAATCATTGACATGGTGGGTAAGGCTTTTATCCGTCAGGGTGACAACTGTATCGGCATTACGCCGACGTTCTCGGTCTATAAGTTTACCACACTTTCCAACGGCGCCGATTTTATCGGTGTCGGTGTGGGTGACCAGAAGACTCCGCTTTCGGAACTTTTGAAGGCTATTAACGACAAGACTCGCGTGGTCTTTATCTGCAGCCCGAACAATCCGACTGGCGTTTACTACAATAAGCAGGAACTGATTGACTTCCTGGATAAGGTACCGAGCAACGTGCTCGTATTCCTCGATCAGGCTTATTCTGAATTTGCAACGGCAAGCGATTATCCTGTGCTGATTGACATGTTGGACAAGTACAAGAACTTGTTTATCAACCGCACGTTCAGTAAGATTTACGGCCTTGCAGGGCTGCGCATCGGTTACGCATTCGGTAACGTTGAAGTTATCCGCGCCTTGTGGAAAATCAAGCCGCCGTTCGACGTGAACCAGGCCGCTCAAGTGGCTGCAATTGCCGCCCTTTCCGACAAGGAACACGTCAAGCGTACGCTTGAACTCAATGCTGCTGGCATCAAGTATCTGACTCCGGAGTTTGAATCGCTCGGCTTCAAAGTGTTGCCGACTCAGGGTAACTTCATTTGCGTCCACATCGGTGCGAAGGCGAAGGACCTCGTGCTGTTCCTCGAACAGAACGGCATGATCGTTCGCGGACTTACAAGCTTTGGCCTGCCCGAACACATCCGCGTGACTCTCGGCAAGCGCGAAGAAAACGAACTCCTGGTCAGCCTCGTTAAAAAGTGGAAGGCGGAGAATTAA
- a CDS encoding DNA internalization-related competence protein ComEC/Rec2, producing the protein MKSRKKYKIQTDLYNLLTPLMGKPALLCAIVMTVVFAGLDEPLYACFLWPVLGLVTHVFKKSLQWVVLISVVVSFVCHEYSVRQDENDLPAAGAYTEACGIVETTQSKKSGMAIVIRTTQTIAGELLSPYRVRLTEKRSLPEYPMPGDSLCYEASYYPVLPPTVPGAFDTQGWLKSQGLLAYGKFVHWTTYRKNWVPERSFYQFRKWIGSRFSDYLDQSETGLLLGLLAGDRSGIPDALRSDFQRSGLVHVLAISGFHVVLLAGMLMIFLKATGLPHRGVRILAIVLLFLYIPVTGGSPAVRRAVLMFAVPQVGALFQRTANTLNSLGVALLFIMIPEPSVIWNPGFQLSVAATMGILMGGSWSPLKKLPDELRKNKWWSRLQALVVEPTYVTLCATLSTAPFLIHHFKTLSPFAWLGNIVVVPAISMGMQAGLFALLSPFDILREYFCYAARFFLRLASLLTRLLSDSSQASITVGPFDPSILLLCGVLIVLMPVFGKNRIARRFSLCCMILFAMTFAYKGYYAIVKPSWKLTAIDIGQGDSLLLTTPSGSHILVDAGDIKRQDSGKDIIVPYLHHIGVSKLDALIITHADQDHFGGAASIIKMFPVKELWITDCARIDEKENWQQVIAEAYRRDIPIRDISRGVMYKEKFFEIKVIHPDSKRCVDANTQSISFRAKGLGHSAVLTGDLTVQGEKEIMKTDAYLESDVLKLGHHGSKTSSSRKFLNRVKPKLALISSGRKNRFRHPSKQVIQRLDSLKIPYLNTAERGTINVVFRQDTMFVETMWR; encoded by the coding sequence ATGAAATCTAGAAAAAAATACAAAATTCAGACTGATTTATATAACCTGTTGACTCCGCTCATGGGAAAACCGGCCTTGTTGTGTGCCATTGTCATGACGGTTGTTTTTGCAGGCCTCGATGAACCGCTGTACGCTTGTTTCTTGTGGCCTGTTTTAGGCCTTGTGACGCATGTCTTCAAAAAGTCGTTGCAATGGGTTGTCTTGATCAGTGTCGTGGTGTCGTTTGTTTGCCATGAATACTCGGTGCGCCAAGATGAGAATGATTTGCCTGCGGCAGGCGCTTATACAGAGGCTTGCGGGATTGTCGAGACGACGCAATCCAAAAAGAGCGGCATGGCGATCGTCATTCGCACGACTCAAACGATTGCGGGGGAGCTGCTTTCGCCATATCGTGTTCGACTGACTGAAAAGCGCTCGTTGCCCGAGTACCCTATGCCCGGAGATTCGCTTTGTTACGAGGCTTCGTACTATCCGGTTTTGCCGCCTACGGTGCCGGGCGCATTTGATACCCAGGGATGGCTTAAGTCACAAGGGCTCTTGGCGTATGGCAAGTTTGTCCATTGGACGACTTACCGTAAAAACTGGGTGCCGGAGCGCAGTTTTTATCAATTCCGCAAGTGGATTGGGTCGCGATTTAGCGATTATCTGGACCAGTCCGAAACGGGACTCTTGTTGGGGCTCTTGGCGGGTGACCGGAGCGGTATTCCCGATGCCTTGCGCAGTGATTTTCAGCGTTCTGGGCTAGTTCATGTTTTGGCGATAAGCGGGTTTCATGTGGTATTGCTTGCCGGAATGCTCATGATTTTTTTGAAGGCGACGGGGCTTCCGCACCGAGGCGTGCGCATTTTGGCGATTGTACTTCTGTTCTTGTATATTCCTGTGACCGGCGGGTCGCCCGCCGTAAGGCGTGCGGTGCTCATGTTTGCCGTGCCGCAGGTCGGCGCATTGTTCCAAAGGACTGCGAATACTCTGAATAGCCTGGGGGTCGCCCTTCTTTTCATTATGATTCCCGAACCCTCTGTCATCTGGAATCCGGGTTTTCAGCTTTCGGTGGCGGCGACCATGGGAATCTTGATGGGTGGCTCTTGGAGTCCGCTCAAAAAGTTGCCCGATGAACTTCGCAAGAATAAGTGGTGGTCCCGCTTGCAGGCGCTTGTGGTGGAGCCGACTTATGTGACCCTGTGCGCCACACTTTCGACGGCTCCTTTTTTGATTCACCATTTCAAGACGCTTTCGCCGTTTGCGTGGCTTGGCAATATTGTGGTGGTGCCTGCGATTTCGATGGGCATGCAGGCGGGGCTGTTTGCGCTGCTTTCTCCGTTTGATATTTTGCGGGAATATTTCTGTTATGCGGCTCGCTTCTTTTTGAGACTAGCTTCGCTCTTGACGCGCTTGCTGTCGGATTCTTCGCAAGCCTCTATTACAGTGGGGCCCTTTGATCCGTCAATTCTACTTTTATGCGGAGTATTGATTGTGTTGATGCCCGTTTTCGGTAAAAACAGGATTGCCCGGCGCTTTTCGCTGTGTTGCATGATTCTTTTTGCGATGACGTTTGCCTACAAAGGCTATTACGCCATTGTCAAACCGAGTTGGAAGTTGACGGCCATCGATATCGGACAGGGCGATAGCCTTTTGCTTACGACTCCTTCGGGCTCCCATATCCTGGTTGATGCCGGCGATATCAAGCGGCAAGATTCCGGAAAAGACATCATCGTGCCTTATCTGCACCATATAGGGGTTTCCAAGCTAGACGCCTTGATCATTACGCATGCGGACCAGGACCATTTTGGCGGAGCGGCGTCAATCATCAAGATGTTTCCGGTCAAGGAACTCTGGATAACGGATTGCGCAAGAATCGATGAAAAAGAAAACTGGCAACAGGTGATAGCGGAGGCTTACCGGCGAGACATTCCTATCCGCGATATTTCACGTGGGGTAATGTACAAAGAAAAGTTCTTTGAAATCAAGGTAATTCATCCCGATTCCAAACGTTGCGTAGATGCCAACACGCAAAGCATTTCGTTTCGGGCAAAGGGCCTCGGACATTCGGCAGTTTTGACCGGTGATTTGACGGTGCAAGGCGAAAAAGAAATCATGAAAACGGATGCTTATTTGGAAAGTGATGTGCTGAAACTTGGCCATCATGGTTCAAAGACATCAAGTAGCCGAAAATTCTTGAATCGTGTCAAACCAAAACTCGCCCTCATTTCGAGCGGCCGCAAGAACCGCTTTCGCCATCCGAGCAAACAGGTGATTCAAAGACTGGATTCTCTTAAGATTCCGTACCTGAATACGGCTGAACGCGGGACGATCAATGTCGTCTTCCGGCAAGATACCATGTTTGTCGAAACGATGTGGCGTTAG
- a CDS encoding DUF4416 family protein, with translation MKASQFSEQAQLIAFVLQPSAEWLPEVIDALENTWGKIRHKGKLFAFDKTPYYTPEMGEGLYRGVVSFEKTIPPETIAAEKERSNALELTMAQATNPEARRVNIDIGYMDLDKVVLPSYKRGPFKLYAGNGVWLDMLLTYAKGQFHPTAWAFEDFKRNPYQHDLQLIRERYKKAGSGKNDSSKDTAVRL, from the coding sequence ATGAAAGCTTCGCAATTTTCTGAACAAGCCCAATTGATTGCATTTGTCTTGCAGCCCAGTGCCGAATGGCTGCCCGAAGTGATCGATGCCCTCGAAAACACCTGGGGCAAGATTCGCCATAAGGGGAAATTATTTGCTTTCGACAAGACGCCCTATTACACGCCCGAAATGGGAGAAGGCTTGTATCGCGGCGTGGTTTCGTTCGAGAAGACGATTCCGCCCGAAACGATAGCCGCCGAAAAAGAACGAAGCAATGCGCTGGAACTTACGATGGCGCAGGCCACAAACCCTGAAGCGCGCCGCGTGAACATTGATATCGGTTACATGGACTTGGACAAGGTGGTTTTACCAAGTTATAAGCGCGGACCGTTCAAACTTTACGCCGGCAATGGCGTATGGCTCGACATGCTCCTGACTTACGCGAAGGGACAATTCCACCCCACCGCCTGGGCTTTCGAAGACTTTAAGCGCAACCCCTACCAGCATGACTTGCAACTCATTCGCGAACGTTACAAGAAGGCCGGCAGCGGTAAAAACGATTCGTCTAAAGATACGGCGGTAAGACTTTGA
- a CDS encoding asparaginase, which yields MAKKKHIVILATGGTIAGAGEPGKNTGYVSGQISAEDLVKSVPELSEYAEITAEQICNVNSDDMTDKLWIKLSNRIADLQADESVDGIVVTHGTDTMDETAYFVSLTVKCEKAVIFTGSMKPATAKNPDGPANLLGAVRAAAGFAVDDDPPANLVWVYFAGELFDARNVQKCSASAINAMGVSAPGEGSNWNALKEQNFFDVSKLESLPRVNVVYFTVDANPKILEYAACVSDGLVIAGAGSGEFSMAWARALESIDIPVVISSRIHHGLVTLNESLAPGRICAGRLPPQKAAVLLKLVLTQTSRTDDIKRVFAL from the coding sequence ATGGCGAAGAAAAAACACATCGTGATTCTTGCTACGGGCGGCACAATTGCTGGCGCCGGTGAACCCGGCAAAAATACAGGCTATGTGTCCGGGCAAATTTCGGCCGAAGACCTCGTCAAATCTGTGCCGGAGCTTTCGGAGTACGCCGAAATTACGGCCGAGCAGATTTGCAACGTGAATTCCGACGACATGACGGACAAGCTGTGGATCAAGCTTTCAAACCGCATTGCCGACTTGCAGGCCGATGAATCCGTAGATGGCATCGTCGTCACTCACGGCACCGACACCATGGACGAAACGGCCTACTTCGTAAGCCTTACGGTCAAGTGCGAAAAGGCAGTGATTTTCACGGGTTCCATGAAGCCTGCTACCGCCAAGAATCCCGATGGCCCCGCCAACCTGCTGGGCGCCGTACGTGCGGCAGCCGGCTTCGCTGTCGACGACGATCCTCCGGCGAACCTGGTCTGGGTCTACTTTGCAGGTGAACTTTTCGATGCACGCAATGTGCAAAAATGTAGCGCATCGGCAATTAATGCGATGGGCGTCAGCGCCCCCGGCGAAGGCTCCAACTGGAACGCCCTCAAGGAGCAGAATTTCTTTGACGTGTCCAAGCTCGAAAGCCTGCCGCGCGTGAACGTGGTCTACTTCACCGTAGACGCCAACCCGAAAATTCTGGAATACGCCGCCTGCGTCTCCGACGGTCTCGTGATTGCGGGCGCCGGCTCGGGTGAATTCAGCATGGCATGGGCCCGCGCCCTAGAAAGCATCGACATTCCGGTGGTCATTTCGAGCCGAATCCATCACGGGCTCGTAACTCTAAACGAATCGCTTGCGCCAGGCCGCATTTGTGCTGGCCGCCTGCCGCCTCAAAAGGCCGCCGTACTCCTCAAGCTCGTGCTTACGCAGACAAGCCGCACCGACGACATCAAGCGCGTCTTCGCGCTTTAA
- a CDS encoding 50S ribosomal protein L25: MELTKLAATSRVLGKSRDNARLRKAGQIPAVYYGKGQESVNISVSAIDVRKVLAPGKRYTLLDLEIDGKAGNAAVIYNYQKNPITQEIEHIDFLKIDDTTKVKVRVLVKLNGLPVGVKTQGGTFAQQNRYIQLAAVPTKIPAVLEMDISEFPAPTTFYAKDLKLEDGIELACKPRTVIFTITAKSGKKADDAADAAAAPAAAAEAK, from the coding sequence ATGGAACTCACAAAGCTCGCAGCAACCTCGAGAGTGCTAGGCAAGAGCCGCGACAACGCCCGCCTTCGTAAGGCTGGCCAGATCCCGGCTGTCTATTATGGTAAGGGTCAGGAGTCTGTGAATATCAGCGTTAGCGCAATTGATGTTCGCAAGGTCCTCGCCCCGGGTAAGCGTTACACGCTTCTCGACTTGGAAATTGATGGCAAGGCCGGCAACGCTGCCGTAATTTACAACTACCAGAAGAACCCGATTACCCAGGAAATCGAACACATCGACTTCCTCAAGATCGACGATACGACCAAGGTCAAGGTTCGCGTTCTCGTCAAGCTCAACGGCCTCCCGGTTGGTGTTAAGACCCAGGGTGGTACCTTTGCTCAGCAGAACCGCTACATCCAGCTCGCTGCCGTGCCGACCAAGATTCCGGCCGTGCTCGAAATGGACATCTCCGAATTCCCGGCTCCGACGACGTTCTACGCCAAGGACCTGAAGCTCGAAGACGGTATCGAACTCGCTTGCAAGCCGCGCACCGTTATCTTCACCATTACTGCCAAGAGCGGTAAGAAGGCTGACGACGCTGCTGATGCTGCCGCTGCTCCGGCTGCCGCTGCTGAAGCCAAGTAA
- the ispE gene encoding 4-(cytidine 5'-diphospho)-2-C-methyl-D-erythritol kinase, whose protein sequence is MKEYAPAKINLFLDVIRKREDGYHDLGTLFQTIDAGDTISAEPRQDGRITLCYNEPQNYPLESDLVYKAAKLLQQESGTTLGADIYLNKVMPLGAGLGGGSADAAATLRLLNQLWKLKFKFEKLEEIGAKLGADVPFLVRGGTAMAEGIGEKLTFVKPLQLSDEQYLLVATPLDSVPTKDAYAGVPKSGPDRWETYKSKCMRTGKAASIDFALANTFNAFEESVFPKHPLVEEMKNEFKRLGAKAVLMSGSGASVFGVFETRKQAKEAAEELKPISRYQVVTRFFEGF, encoded by the coding sequence ATGAAAGAATACGCTCCTGCTAAGATTAATTTGTTCTTAGATGTCATCCGCAAGCGTGAAGACGGATACCATGACTTGGGCACGCTGTTCCAGACCATTGACGCAGGCGATACCATAAGTGCCGAGCCGCGTCAGGATGGTCGCATTACGCTTTGCTACAACGAACCGCAGAATTATCCGCTGGAATCGGACTTGGTTTACAAGGCCGCAAAGCTCTTGCAACAAGAATCGGGCACGACGCTCGGCGCAGACATTTACCTCAATAAAGTGATGCCTTTGGGCGCAGGCCTTGGCGGAGGTTCTGCAGATGCTGCAGCGACGCTTCGCTTGCTGAACCAGCTGTGGAAGCTCAAATTTAAGTTCGAAAAACTTGAAGAAATCGGTGCGAAACTGGGTGCTGACGTGCCGTTTCTGGTGCGTGGCGGTACTGCCATGGCCGAAGGCATTGGCGAAAAGCTGACTTTTGTAAAGCCGTTGCAGTTGAGTGACGAACAGTACCTGTTGGTCGCGACTCCGCTTGATTCCGTACCGACCAAGGATGCCTACGCGGGCGTGCCCAAGTCCGGCCCGGACCGCTGGGAGACTTACAAGTCCAAGTGCATGCGCACGGGCAAGGCTGCGTCGATTGACTTTGCGCTTGCCAATACCTTCAATGCTTTTGAGGAATCGGTGTTCCCCAAGCACCCGCTTGTCGAAGAGATGAAGAATGAGTTTAAGCGTCTCGGGGCGAAGGCCGTCCTGATGTCGGGGTCGGGGGCGTCTGTTTTTGGCGTTTTCGAGACCCGTAAGCAGGCGAAAGAGGCTGCCGAAGAGCTGAAACCCATCTCCAGGTACCAAGTGGTAACCCGCTTTTTTGAGGGTTTTTAG
- a CDS encoding DUF2147 domain-containing protein, which produces MKKIVFTIFLCLATLAVEAQVDKILGPWTAIDPDTDKPYATVLIYKSSNGLYYGKLTEILDSDDPADQKLIGTIIIKDMKEDDGMLKGGSIYDPEENKTYHGKISLTKDGRLEMRGSLDRWGLLGATEYWKRSKK; this is translated from the coding sequence ATGAAGAAAATCGTTTTCACCATTTTCTTATGCCTTGCTACATTGGCAGTGGAAGCCCAAGTCGACAAAATTCTGGGACCGTGGACCGCCATCGACCCCGATACCGACAAGCCTTACGCCACCGTACTCATCTATAAAAGCAGCAACGGGCTGTATTACGGCAAGCTCACCGAAATTCTGGATTCCGATGACCCCGCCGACCAAAAGCTCATCGGCACCATCATCATCAAGGACATGAAAGAAGATGACGGTATGCTAAAGGGCGGCTCCATTTACGACCCCGAAGAAAACAAGACCTACCACGGAAAGATTTCACTCACCAAGGACGGTCGCCTAGAAATGCGCGGTTCGCTTGACCGCTGGGGACTTTTGGGTGCCACGGAATATTGGAAACGCAGTAAAAAGTAA
- a CDS encoding outer membrane lipoprotein-sorting protein, producing the protein MKNLFIKVLGTSLLYAATTFAQSANEIAKKVHDLPSGKTSSGTISVTLIDKNGKTRNREIASYTMKDGTTDKTVLVFKTPRDVAGISYLTYDYPDKADGSTVDSDSWIYLPAMKKVRRVSGSSKDDDFQGTDFTYDDLGTRSLSKDNFAILGEEKVNGIDCWILEAKAKDPKAKVSRRVSWVNKKTYVVHKGEYFDKQNRLQKTLVADNIQQVNGYWTSLKMTMTNVQTNHKTVYEIKNLKYDEKVNESYFTVSALEREQVK; encoded by the coding sequence ATGAAGAATCTGTTTATTAAAGTGCTCGGCACTAGCTTATTGTATGCGGCAACCACCTTTGCCCAGTCGGCAAACGAAATCGCCAAGAAAGTTCACGACTTGCCTTCCGGAAAAACATCGTCTGGAACCATTTCGGTTACCCTGATTGACAAAAACGGAAAGACTCGCAATCGCGAAATCGCATCTTACACCATGAAGGACGGAACCACCGACAAGACGGTCCTTGTTTTCAAGACACCCAGGGACGTGGCAGGAATCAGCTACCTCACCTACGACTACCCCGACAAGGCCGATGGTTCCACCGTCGATAGCGACAGCTGGATTTACCTCCCTGCCATGAAAAAGGTGCGCCGCGTTTCGGGTTCCAGCAAGGACGACGATTTCCAGGGAACAGACTTTACTTACGACGACCTGGGCACGCGCAGTCTTTCCAAGGACAACTTCGCCATTCTCGGCGAAGAGAAGGTGAACGGAATTGACTGCTGGATTCTCGAAGCAAAGGCAAAGGATCCCAAAGCAAAAGTAAGCCGTCGCGTGTCCTGGGTGAACAAGAAGACTTACGTGGTCCACAAGGGCGAATACTTCGACAAACAGAATCGTCTGCAAAAGACACTCGTTGCCGACAATATTCAGCAAGTGAACGGCTACTGGACCTCTCTCAAGATGACCATGACCAACGTCCAAACAAACCACAAAACCGTCTACGAAATCAAGAACCTTAAGTACGACGAAAAAGTAAACGAAAGTTACTTTACAGTCAGTGCGTTGGAACGTGAACAGGTCAAGTAA